In the Geobacter sp. FeAm09 genome, one interval contains:
- the hslO gene encoding Hsp33 family molecular chaperone HslO, whose amino-acid sequence MTDRIVRAMSASGGIRVLAGSVSGLAREICSLQQASATVSVALGRGLAGGALLGAQLKPGQRVALKFEGNGPMRKMIIEAEADGAVRGCVGDPGAEAEPRNGKWNVPGVLGNAGFLTVSKDLGLGGEPYHGMVQLRTSEIGDDLAYYLTDSEQVPSAVGLSASLDEGGAVVLCGGFLVQALPKADSAEIDGMMRRITELPALPALLQEGGPEAIVERLFGGAAYNLLETREVFFRCGCSRAKVERALLTLGPDELREMGEKEHGADITCEFCRQRYRFDEAELGALADRSPAPAGA is encoded by the coding sequence ATGACCGATAGGATCGTCCGCGCCATGAGCGCGTCCGGCGGGATACGCGTACTGGCCGGCAGCGTCAGCGGGCTTGCCCGTGAGATATGCTCGTTGCAGCAGGCGTCAGCCACGGTAAGCGTGGCCCTGGGCCGCGGCCTGGCGGGTGGCGCATTGCTTGGAGCCCAACTCAAGCCGGGCCAGAGGGTGGCGCTCAAATTCGAGGGCAACGGCCCCATGCGCAAGATGATCATCGAGGCGGAAGCGGATGGCGCGGTGCGGGGATGCGTTGGCGACCCCGGCGCCGAGGCCGAACCGCGCAACGGAAAATGGAATGTCCCGGGGGTGCTGGGGAATGCCGGCTTTCTCACGGTCTCAAAGGATCTGGGGTTGGGGGGGGAGCCGTACCACGGCATGGTGCAGCTGCGCACCAGCGAGATCGGCGACGATCTGGCCTACTACCTGACCGACTCGGAGCAGGTCCCCTCGGCTGTCGGCCTGAGCGCTTCGCTGGATGAAGGGGGCGCCGTGGTGTTGTGCGGCGGTTTTCTGGTGCAGGCCCTGCCCAAGGCGGACAGCGCGGAGATCGATGGGATGATGCGGCGGATTACGGAACTGCCGGCGCTCCCGGCGCTTTTGCAGGAGGGTGGGCCTGAAGCGATCGTGGAGCGGCTGTTCGGCGGCGCGGCCTACAACCTGCTGGAGACGCGCGAGGTGTTCTTCCGCTGCGGCTGCAGCAGGGCAAAGGTCGAACGCGCCCTGCTGACCCTGGGACCGGATGAACTCAGGGAGATGGGGGAGAAGGAGCATGGCGCCGACATCACCTGCGAGTTCTGCCGGCAACGGTACCGTTTCGACGAGGCCGAACTGGGGGCGCTTGCCGACCGGTCCCCCGCGCCGGCCGGCGCCTGA
- the truA gene encoding tRNA pseudouridine(38-40) synthase TruA: MRTVKLTIEYDGTNYAGWQIQPNGLAVQQVVEEALERLLGEAVRLRSSGRTDAGVHARGMAAAFTTHRDLPLRAFVEGTNRFLPADIAIIDASEAPRGFKPIGDALAKHYRYTILLSPVRSPLHRFHAWHVKDPLDLEAMGEALPAFEGRHDFAAFRASNCAAKTTVRRIDSVAMRREDGFLFIDVVGEGFLKNMVRVMVGTLVDIGRGRFAPDHVAWLLQNRDRKKAGVTAPACGLCLMKVFYAPDDGGDERPIFQPAVF; encoded by the coding sequence ATGCGAACCGTCAAGCTGACCATAGAGTACGATGGCACCAACTATGCCGGTTGGCAGATCCAGCCCAACGGCCTGGCGGTACAACAGGTCGTCGAGGAGGCCCTGGAGCGCCTGCTGGGCGAAGCGGTGCGGCTCCGCTCGTCGGGGCGGACCGACGCCGGCGTGCACGCCCGCGGCATGGCGGCGGCCTTTACCACGCACCGCGACCTGCCGCTGCGCGCGTTCGTGGAGGGAACCAACAGGTTTCTGCCGGCGGACATCGCCATCATCGACGCCAGCGAGGCCCCCCGCGGTTTCAAGCCGATCGGCGATGCCCTGGCCAAGCATTACCGCTACACCATTCTCCTCTCGCCGGTGCGCTCGCCGCTACACCGTTTCCACGCCTGGCACGTCAAGGACCCGCTCGACCTTGAGGCCATGGGCGAAGCCCTGCCCGCCTTCGAGGGGCGGCACGATTTCGCGGCGTTCCGAGCCTCCAACTGCGCCGCCAAGACGACGGTGCGGAGGATCGACTCCGTCGCCATGCGCCGGGAGGACGGGTTTCTGTTCATCGACGTGGTGGGAGAGGGATTCCTGAAAAACATGGTGCGGGTCATGGTGGGGACGCTGGTCGATATCGGCAGGGGGCGTTTTGCGCCGGACCACGTCGCCTGGCTGCTGCAGAACCGGGATAGAAAAAAGGCCGGCGTTACGGCGCCGGCCTGTGGACTCTGTCTGATGAAGGTCTTCTACGCCCCGGATGACGGGGGCGACGAGCGGCCTATTTTTCAGCCAGCAGTTTTTTGA
- a CDS encoding TlpA disulfide reductase family protein, with translation MTKRIGPVRRLVLGLLMTGLMALAPAQLLALPKAGQPAPAFKVVTTSGQPVTQENYRGYVLVLDFFATWCEPCRMSIPHLVKMNQKYGKQGLQVLGLSADEDGERVVKSFAAEHRINYPVALAGDPVTEGFGVRSVPVMIVIDKRGRVAEVFRGFSDEIAGSMETLVKKLLAEK, from the coding sequence ATGACGAAACGTATCGGACCTGTCCGACGGCTTGTCCTGGGCCTTCTCATGACCGGGCTCATGGCCCTGGCGCCGGCCCAGCTCCTGGCCCTGCCCAAGGCGGGGCAGCCGGCCCCCGCGTTCAAGGTGGTCACCACGTCGGGCCAGCCGGTGACCCAGGAAAACTACCGTGGTTATGTGCTGGTGCTGGATTTCTTCGCCACGTGGTGCGAGCCCTGCCGCATGTCCATCCCCCACCTGGTGAAGATGAACCAGAAATACGGAAAGCAGGGGCTGCAGGTGCTGGGCCTGAGCGCCGATGAGGATGGGGAGCGGGTCGTCAAATCGTTTGCCGCGGAACACCGCATCAACTATCCCGTCGCCCTGGCGGGAGACCCGGTGACGGAAGGGTTCGGCGTCCGGTCGGTTCCGGTCATGATCGTCATCGACAAGCGGGGCAGGGTTGCCGAGGTGTTCCGGGGATTTTCCGACGAGATCGCCGGCTCCATGGAGACCCTGGTCAAAAAACTGCTGGCTGAAAAATAG
- the trxA gene encoding thioredoxin — translation MSSEKVLAFTDANFEREVIQSDIPVLVDFWATWCAPCKAISPLVDAVADEYAGKVKVGKVNVDENQATPGKYGVRGIPTIILFKGGAVIDQIVGAVPKSQLDALIAKAL, via the coding sequence ATGTCCAGTGAAAAAGTTCTTGCATTCACCGATGCAAATTTTGAGCGCGAGGTAATCCAGTCCGATATTCCGGTGCTCGTTGATTTCTGGGCCACGTGGTGCGCCCCCTGCAAGGCCATCTCCCCGCTTGTGGACGCGGTTGCCGACGAATATGCCGGCAAGGTCAAGGTCGGCAAGGTCAATGTGGACGAAAACCAGGCAACGCCCGGCAAATACGGCGTGCGCGGCATCCCCACCATCATCCTGTTCAAGGGTGGGGCCGTCATCGACCAGATCGTGGGGGCGGTGCCCAAATCCCAGTTGGACGCCCTGATCGCCAAGGCGCTCTGA
- a CDS encoding bifunctional precorrin-2 dehydrogenase/sirohydrochlorin ferrochelatase gives MGKRTALLVGGGRVAARKLRTLREAGARVRVVAPAVLPAIREQEAPGAVTIRIGGYETADLDGVALVVAATDDPAVNRRVAAEAGERGLLVSVADQPEVGDCHFPALLRRGGLEIAVATGGRCPALAAEVRDAIADVIGNDYADLVEQLAADREKLLTEGNGTTYNKELLRTKARRLIAELSAPKDIS, from the coding sequence ATGGGGAAGCGGACCGCCCTGCTCGTGGGGGGCGGGAGAGTGGCCGCCCGCAAGCTGCGGACCCTGCGCGAGGCGGGGGCCAGGGTCCGGGTCGTTGCCCCGGCAGTGCTCCCCGCGATACGGGAGCAGGAAGCGCCCGGCGCCGTGACGATACGGATCGGCGGCTATGAGACCGCGGACCTGGACGGCGTTGCCCTGGTGGTGGCGGCGACCGATGACCCCGCCGTGAACCGCAGGGTGGCGGCAGAGGCCGGAGAGAGAGGCCTCCTGGTCTCCGTCGCCGACCAGCCGGAAGTTGGGGATTGCCACTTCCCCGCGCTCCTGCGGCGGGGCGGGCTGGAGATCGCCGTTGCCACGGGAGGGCGCTGCCCGGCCCTCGCCGCCGAGGTGCGCGACGCTATCGCCGACGTGATCGGCAATGATTACGCAGACCTTGTGGAGCAACTGGCCGCCGACCGAGAAAAGCTATTGACGGAAGGGAACGGCACCACATACAATAAAGAGCTGTTACGCACGAAGGCGAGACGCCTGATCGCCGAGCTTTCCGCACCCAAGGACATTTCATGA
- the ccsB gene encoding c-type cytochrome biogenesis protein CcsB produces MSQIFFSCTLALYGLATALYLAYLLRTTQGMATWASRMVAAGFVTHFLSTIHRFNSAGYLPITNMHESLSFFSLVIVGAFLLFVRKYKIAILGSFVIPLALLMIIASSAFPSVIKELNPALKSGWLWVHTIMAFVSYATFTIAFAAAVIYLIQQHFLKKKKFGALFQKLPSLDTLDDINYRCLTVGFPLLTVAIISGAIWAEKAWGTYWSWDPKETWSLITWFIYAALLHGRMTTGWRGKRAALLSIAGFLIMLFTFVGVNMWLPGLHSYK; encoded by the coding sequence ATGAGCCAAATTTTCTTCTCTTGCACCCTGGCGTTGTACGGTTTGGCCACCGCGCTCTACCTGGCCTATCTGCTGCGCACCACGCAGGGCATGGCGACCTGGGCGAGCCGGATGGTCGCCGCCGGCTTCGTGACCCATTTCCTCTCCACCATCCACCGCTTCAATTCGGCCGGCTACCTGCCGATCACCAACATGCACGAATCCCTCTCCTTCTTCAGCCTGGTCATCGTGGGGGCGTTCCTCCTGTTCGTGCGCAAGTACAAGATCGCCATCCTGGGCTCGTTCGTCATCCCCCTGGCGCTGCTCATGATCATCGCCTCCAGCGCGTTCCCGTCGGTGATCAAGGAGCTCAACCCGGCCCTCAAGAGCGGCTGGCTGTGGGTGCATACCATCATGGCCTTCGTCAGCTATGCGACCTTCACCATCGCTTTCGCCGCTGCCGTGATCTACCTGATCCAGCAGCATTTTCTCAAGAAAAAGAAGTTCGGCGCCCTGTTCCAGAAGCTTCCCTCCCTCGACACCCTGGACGACATCAACTACCGCTGCCTGACGGTCGGGTTTCCGCTTTTGACGGTTGCGATCATCTCGGGCGCCATCTGGGCCGAAAAGGCCTGGGGCACCTACTGGAGCTGGGACCCCAAGGAGACGTGGTCGCTGATCACCTGGTTCATCTACGCCGCCCTCCTGCACGGCCGCATGACCACCGGCTGGCGCGGCAAGCGCGCCGCCCTGCTCTCCATCGCCGGATTCCTGATCATGCTGTTTACCTTTGTCGGGGTGAACATGTGGCTGCCCGGCCTTCACAGCTACAAATAG
- the hemA gene encoding glutamyl-tRNA reductase, translating into MNIIVVGLSHKTATVEIREKVAFSPNLIEKPLRDLVSLDEIVEGVIVSTCNRVEIYATTRDIAGGIARIKRFMAEYHHLPFEALEPHLYSYHSEAAIRHVFRVASSLDSMVVGEPQILGQIKTSYGYAAEYKSSGIILNRFLHKAFSVAKRVRTETKIASSAVSVAFAAVELAKKILGNLSDKTVMLIGAGEMCELAAKHFLNSGARGVMVANRTFERAERLAEEFGGEAVPFEELFQHLHRADIVLSSTGAPHVIIGPKDVVEVVKRRKFKPMFFIDIAVPRDIDPKVDDLENAYLFTVDNLQEIVQANLAQRSLEAEKAEEIVNQEIGQFFKWLSSLEVTPTIVALRNHFDEIRRAELEKTLAGWKDLPPDAEKRLEALTMAMMNKLLHTPTTVLKKAGQGGRVDLYVDGLRQLFELEAAHEDHEELELEA; encoded by the coding sequence ATGAACATTATCGTCGTTGGTCTCTCCCATAAGACCGCAACCGTTGAAATACGGGAAAAGGTTGCTTTTTCGCCCAACCTGATCGAGAAACCGCTCCGTGACCTGGTGTCGCTCGACGAGATCGTCGAAGGGGTGATCGTCTCCACCTGCAACCGGGTGGAGATCTACGCCACGACCCGCGACATCGCGGGGGGCATCGCCCGGATCAAGCGTTTCATGGCGGAATACCACCATCTCCCCTTTGAAGCCCTCGAGCCCCACCTCTACAGCTACCATTCCGAGGCGGCCATCCGCCACGTCTTCCGGGTCGCGTCAAGCCTGGATTCCATGGTCGTGGGGGAGCCCCAGATCCTGGGCCAGATCAAGACCTCCTACGGCTACGCCGCCGAGTACAAATCCTCCGGCATCATCCTGAACCGTTTCCTCCACAAGGCCTTCTCCGTCGCCAAACGGGTGCGCACCGAGACCAAGATCGCCTCCTCGGCGGTTTCCGTGGCCTTTGCCGCGGTGGAGCTGGCCAAGAAGATCCTGGGCAACCTGTCCGACAAGACCGTGATGCTGATCGGCGCCGGCGAGATGTGCGAACTGGCCGCCAAGCACTTCCTGAACAGCGGCGCCCGGGGCGTGATGGTGGCCAACCGCACCTTCGAGCGGGCCGAGCGCCTGGCCGAGGAGTTCGGCGGCGAGGCGGTGCCCTTCGAGGAGTTGTTCCAGCACCTCCATCGGGCCGACATCGTCCTCTCCTCCACCGGCGCGCCCCATGTCATCATCGGCCCCAAGGACGTGGTGGAGGTGGTCAAACGGCGCAAGTTCAAGCCCATGTTCTTCATCGACATCGCCGTGCCCCGGGACATCGACCCCAAGGTGGACGACCTGGAGAACGCCTACCTCTTCACGGTGGACAACCTGCAGGAGATCGTCCAGGCCAATCTGGCCCAGCGGAGCCTGGAGGCGGAGAAGGCCGAGGAGATCGTCAACCAGGAGATCGGCCAGTTCTTCAAGTGGCTTTCGTCCCTGGAGGTCACCCCCACCATCGTCGCCCTGCGCAACCACTTCGACGAGATCCGCAGGGCGGAGCTGGAAAAAACCCTGGCCGGCTGGAAGGACCTCCCCCCGGACGCCGAGAAGCGGCTGGAGGCCCTGACCATGGCCATGATGAACAAACTGCTCCACACCCCCACCACGGTGCTGAAAAAGGCCGGCCAGGGGGGGCGCGTCGATCTGTACGTGGATGGCCTGCGGCAGCTCTTCGAGCTTGAAGCCGCCCACGAAGACCACGAAGAGCTGGAACTTGAAGCGTAG